The following are from one region of the Senegalia massiliensis genome:
- a CDS encoding YgjV family protein: protein MDINWLEWLGYLASFVILVSLLMSSVIKLRWINLIGCIIFSIYGFLIGALPVAIMNLGISFINIYYLTKIYSSKDYFKILPIDMNSEYFNYFLDFYKEDLLNYFSSTRFNTDDSVINIYVLRNLVPASIFIASEYDKNTLKIEMDYAIPEYRDFKIGKYLFEENKDYFLNKGYNRFISISQNNKHNNYLEKMGFTKISEDGIDYFVKEINK from the coding sequence ATGGATATAAATTGGTTAGAATGGCTTGGCTATTTGGCATCATTTGTAATTTTGGTATCCCTTTTAATGTCATCTGTTATAAAACTTAGATGGATAAATTTAATAGGTTGTATCATATTTTCTATTTATGGTTTCTTAATTGGAGCTTTACCTGTTGCAATAATGAATTTGGGTATAAGCTTTATTAACATTTATTATTTAACTAAGATTTATAGTTCAAAAGATTATTTTAAAATATTACCTATAGATATGAATTCTGAATATTTTAATTATTTTTTAGATTTCTATAAAGAAGATCTATTAAATTATTTTTCTTCAACTAGATTTAATACTGATGATAGTGTTATAAATATATATGTATTGAGAAATTTAGTGCCAGCTAGTATTTTTATTGCTTCAGAATATGATAAAAATACTTTGAAAATTGAAATGGACTATGCTATACCTGAGTATAGAGATTTTAAAATTGGAAAGTATCTTTTTGAAGAAAATAAAGATTACTTTTTAAATAAAGGATATAATAGGTTTATTAGTATTTCACAAAATAATAAACATAATAATTATTTAGAAAAAATGGGTTTTACAAAAATTTCAGAGGATGGAATAGATTATTTTGTAAAAGAAATTAATAAATAG